AAGTATATTCTAACTATCAGCAACAATCCTTGTCAAGTTTAACTATGGACCTTAGTTCCATATCATGCCCTCTCTGTACCATGTACCCTGTCTCAACTGATAAATTAAGGCTATAAAATGATCCCAAAACCTGTAAAACAAATGCTATACTTATATAACATAATCTTGCAAAGACTTggtgtttataaaaaaataaatagattttcagTGGGTGGttgatttcacttttatttgttgtgtaaGTTTTGACACAGAcaagtgatttttaaatttgtctgaGAAAGCTGTGAGAGACTTGGTGCTTTAGTTGAGCAGGAAATGATGATGTAATGGTCCACTGTGAGTGACACAAAGGATGTCCTCTGCCAGGGCTCTCTGTAATGTCCATTGCATGCATTGCAAGTGGACCATGACCCCTCTCAATCATTCAACCCACCGCCAAAGTCTTGCCCCTATGGCAACTGAGATATGCTAATCATCATTTACTCATAGTGACCAGAGTATTgcaataatataattttcactGATTATGTGTTACTAAGTCAAtacaaatgaacattaaaatctAGTTTACGCTCATGCAACCTAATGCAGCATGCCAATATTTGTCTCTTTGAACTCTTCTCTTCCTTGCAGAATACAGAGCTGGCAGAGCTACAGCGAAGTCAGCTGCGTGATGACATCAGAGAATACAAGGTGCGAGAGGCTCGTCTGCTGCAGGACTACAgcgagctggaggaggagaacaTCTCTCTTCAGAAACAAGTGTCTGTGCTGAGACAGAACCAAGTGAGAAAGTATAACATACATACACCCATatcacaaaactgaaataatctTAAAGTGGTGTcaactgtgtttttacacatttctatAACTCAGATTAGCCACATTACTGCTTTTTGGTTTGCAGTGTGGCTTATTCTCGTACATTTTGTAAGCAGGCAGGATTTTATGTCTAACTTTTAAAAacgttttaccttttttttttctattatttctatACATCCTTTGGTTTTACTCGAGGGTCAGAGTCTGATATGTTGGCAAGCTGTAAACCACTTTGGCCtgatttaataaaacactggaCAGCTTATCGTACCTGACagaccgttttttttttctgcacaggtTGAATTTGAAGGTCTTAAACATGAGATCCGCCGTCTGGAGGAGGACTCCCAGTGCCTACACAGCCAACTAGAGGAAGCCATGCGTCTAAAAGAGATTGCTGAGAGACAGCTAACAGAGGCCTTAGAGACGATCAAAACGGAGCGTGAACAGAAGGCCACTCTGCGCAAAGAGCTCTCCCACTATATGACCATTGGTGGCTCTTTGCACAGCAGCTCCTTTAATATTTCTATGGACAACCTAAAACTCCATGAGGATCCATCTACCATTGGTGAACCTGACAATGATGATATAATCAGAGGCTTTGAAAATGGCTTGATCAAGACAGGCGAAGGTGTTGAAgacagcagagctgctgtgaacAGGAGAGGGGAGCCCTTTAAGCCAGCTCCTAGCCTGGTGGATGACCTGCTGAGTGAACTCAACATCTCTGAGATCCAGAAACTTAAACAGCAGCTTGTACAGGTATGAAGACAACAAGATGGACTATTACCGACAATCATTAGTCTTTAAATACAGTGTGTTGCCTAAACCTTTGTTTCAGCtcattttaagtacattttacttTCACCTACTTCACATCATCCTTTCATTATTCTGTTCTCTAACAGTACATCCTTGGTGAGGAAACAAAAGGTAAACATTatatctgtaataaaatgtctaCCTGATCACAGTCAAATTGTTAGAGATTTATATAAAAGacagtttgtttgtgcatttcttCAAACATTCTGGCTATGGCAGTCACTCTTTAATTCTCTGTTTCCAGTAATCCAATTCTCTATTCATGTACTGAATAGAAAAAGCTAAATGCACATTAGTCATGCTCAAATGCACAAGGCACTTTTAATTGAATCCAATCAAAATACAAAACGTTTAAGTTTAAATCAGAAAAAGTGATTTTGTTGAATTTAATAACTATGTCTGTAGTCCTCAcactggttagggttagagcTTAACAAAGTTTGTGGGATCAGCCTGTACAATTTTTGGTACAAAGTTTTTCATGTTAAATGCAGAACTGACTCTTTACACTGACCAGTGTGAAA
This genomic interval from Channa argus isolate prfri chromosome 5, Channa argus male v1.0, whole genome shotgun sequence contains the following:
- the LOC137127467 gene encoding protein bicaudal D homolog 2-like isoform X2, which gives rise to MSMEEQEYPEAVLVTEAGPQWLRAEVERLTRELRETTHEKIQAAEYGLAVLEEKQHLKLRFDELETEYETVRQELDQLKEAFGQAYSTHRKVAADGESREESLILESASKEALYQQKVLDLQNELRQTKTSLTSAQAENERLSTIVLEIRENTELAELQRSQLRDDIREYKVREARLLQDYSELEEENISLQKQVSVLRQNQVEFEGLKHEIRRLEEDSQCLHSQLEEAMRLKEIAERQLTEALETIKTEREQKATLRKELSHYMTIGGSLHSSSFNISMDNLKLHEDPSTIGEPDNDDIIRGFENGLIKTGEGVEDSRAAVNRRGEPFKPAPSLVDDLLSELNISEIQKLKQQLVQYILGEETKGRAGESGLDQFSAGEPKAAGTGLWDCI